A segment of the Acidimicrobiia bacterium genome:
GTTTCGCTTTGGTGGCCAGCAATTCGGCGGTGACCTGGTATCGAGAATCTGTCGTGCCCAACGAATCACCACGCTCGTCCCGGCTCTTGCCATAGTCGGCCTGGACAACCGGTTCGATGAAGATCACGTCAGCCTCGTTGACAACCTCCCCCACGTCTTCGGCTTTCCGGAAGCTGAGGCCACGGTCTCGAACCGTCTTGAGCAGCACCTCGTCGGGTTCCTCATCGGCTGGGCACACGTAGATGAGTTCTGCGTCAAACTGGGTCAACGCATAGGCGAGAGAGTGCATCGTGCGCATCCGCCAGTCCCCGACCGCCACAAAGGTCAGGCCATCGACACGCCCCAACTCGTTACGCACGGTGAAAAGGTCGGTCAGGACCTGAGTGGGATGCTCCCCCCAGCCGTCACCACCGTTGATAACCGGAATCGAAGCCCAGCGAGCCATCTCGTGCGGTGCCCCGATCTGCGGGTGTCTCATGACAATGACGTCACCGTAATACTCCAACATGTGGGCGGTGTCTTTGATCGACTCCTGATAGAAGTCCCCCGCTCTGGTCATCTTCGCGTCGGCGAACCCGGTCACGTGGCCCCCCAACCGCAACATCGCAGACTCATGTGCGAGGCGGGTTCTGGTCGAGGCCTGAAAGAAGGCGCTGACGAGGATCTTGCCTGCCAGAAGATCAATGGTTCGCCGGCTTTTGGCGACCGGGTCGAACCGGTCGCCGGCTTCAAACACGGATTCGAAATCTGCCCGGCTGAAGTCGTCCAATGACAAAATGTCACGTCCTGCAAATTCGCGCATGACTAACTCCTGGTCGTAGTCGCCCTACTGTGCAACCGTCGACCGACCAGCGCTAGTGGCATTTGTCATAATCAGCCGGAGGCCTTTCACGGGGTACAATGCCTCTCTGATCAAGGAGCAACTATGTCGATGAACGTGAGGGCCGCCCTCGTACAGTCCGAATGGACCGGTGACACGGAGTCGATGATCGAAAAGAACATCGGGTACGCCCGGGAGGCAGCCAACGATGGCGCTCAAGTTCTCTGTTTCCAGGAGATCTTCTCGGCTCCCTACTTCTGCACGGTGCAAGATCGCAGCTTCTTCTCCTACGCCGAGGAGATGCCGGGACCCACCACCGACCGCATGGTGGATCTCGCCAAAGAAACCGGGATGGTGCTTGTCGTCCCGATGTTCGAGAAAGTCGATGACGGGACCTACTACAACACGGCTGCCGTCATCGACGCCGACGGCAGCTTCCTTGGCAAATATCGCAAGAACCACATCCCCCAGGTGCAGGGGTTCTGGGAGAAGTTCTACTTCCGGCCCGGCAACCTCGGATATCCAGTTTTCGACACTGCTGTCGGAAAGGTCGGCGTGTATATCTGTTACGACCGCCACTTCCCGGAGGGTTGGCGGGAGCTCGGTCTCAACGGTGCCAAGATCGTGTTCAACCCATCGGCCACGACCCGGGGGCATTCCAAATATCTCTGGCAGCTCGAACAGCCGGCCGCCGCCGTCGCCAACGAGTACTTCGTCGGGGCCATCAATCGGGTGGGCCCTGAACCTGCCGAAAACACCGACTACTACGGCTCGTCATACTTCGTGGATCCCCGCGCCCGGCTGGTCGGGGAAGTGGCATCTGACCAGAAAGACGAAGTCATCGTCCGCGATCTCGATATGTCGATGATCGAAGAAACTCGCAACTACTGGCAATTCTTTCGTGATCGCCGCCCCGATACCTACACCCAGACCGGGGCGATCTGAACCTCGATCAACCGCCGATGGATCTCTGGCACTAGGGCGCGGCCGCCGCCAGTCCGGCTGTCAGCACCACAAAAAGGCCGAGTATCACCTGTTGGGCACCGACGACGCCAATCGCCGGCGGAGGTCGACGAACCAGCCACATCTGGACGCCTGCCATGACCACAATGGCCGACCATCCACCCCAGGGGACAAACCCGGCCACGGCGCCCAAAGCAACGACCAGCACTGCCAGGATCTGCCCGAAGTCGCTGACAGTCCGCTTATGAGGCTGCTTCTTGGACCTGAGCAATTGAACCCGTACAAAGATGACCGCCGCCATCGATCTCGCCGCGATCACCAGCCACAAACCGCCTGCTACCGACGGCGAAACGCCGC
Coding sequences within it:
- the pyrB gene encoding aspartate carbamoyltransferase; protein product: MREFAGRDILSLDDFSRADFESVFEAGDRFDPVAKSRRTIDLLAGKILVSAFFQASTRTRLAHESAMLRLGGHVTGFADAKMTRAGDFYQESIKDTAHMLEYYGDVIVMRHPQIGAPHEMARWASIPVINGGDGWGEHPTQVLTDLFTVRNELGRVDGLTFVAVGDWRMRTMHSLAYALTQFDAELIYVCPADEEPDEVLLKTVRDRGLSFRKAEDVGEVVNEADVIFIEPVVQADYGKSRDERGDSLGTTDSRYQVTAELLATKAKRSSIVLHSLPRMDELSTDVDDTHHARYWQEAYNGLVIRMALLALVLGATP
- a CDS encoding acyltransferase is translated as MSMNVRAALVQSEWTGDTESMIEKNIGYAREAANDGAQVLCFQEIFSAPYFCTVQDRSFFSYAEEMPGPTTDRMVDLAKETGMVLVVPMFEKVDDGTYYNTAAVIDADGSFLGKYRKNHIPQVQGFWEKFYFRPGNLGYPVFDTAVGKVGVYICYDRHFPEGWRELGLNGAKIVFNPSATTRGHSKYLWQLEQPAAAVANEYFVGAINRVGPEPAENTDYYGSSYFVDPRARLVGEVASDQKDEVIVRDLDMSMIEETRNYWQFFRDRRPDTYTQTGAI